In a genomic window of Punica granatum isolate Tunisia-2019 chromosome 6, ASM765513v2, whole genome shotgun sequence:
- the LOC116212455 gene encoding repressor of RNA polymerase III transcription MAF1 homolog isoform X1: MKFLEYTPLERINDFLDHLNLGERTIKGCLEAYSCKHTGTDKRLSFSLEHEILDYLGKSSDSDSPSRADSLLSRSSRKTLIYLVLALYHMYPDYDFSAVKAHQFFTEETWGSFKQIFDTYMFEASKAWIEVNGDGSLLQTLYEALDEVVKLPECEIYSYNPNSDADPFAETGAIWSFSFFFYNRKLKRVVSFRFCCLSNLVGEAFLPEEVDYYEDVEIFDGMDM; the protein is encoded by the exons ATGAAGTTCCTAGAATACACTCCTCTGGAACG CATAAATGATTTCCTGGATCATTTGAATCTTGGTGAAAGAACCATAAAGGGATGCCTCGAAGCTTATTCTT GCAAGCACACAGGAACAGATAAAAGATTGTCTTTCAGCCTGGAGCATGAG ATTCTTGATTATCTTGGGAAATCCTCGGACAGTGACTCTCCTTCACGAGCTGATTCCTTGTTGAGCAGATCCAG CCGGAAGACATTGATATATTTGGTTCTGGCACTCTATCACATGTATCCAGATTATGATTTCAG TGCGGTGAAAGCTCACCAGTTCTTCACTGAGGAAACTTGGGGCAGCTTTAAGCAGATTTTCGATACTTACATGTTTGAAGCATCAAAG GCATGGATTGAGGTCAATGGGGACGGCTCCCTTCTGCAAACCCTGTATGAGGCTCTTGATGAG GTTGTGAAGCTTCCCGAGTGCGAGATATACAGCTACAATCCTAACTCTGATGCAGATCCATTTGCAGAGACAGGCGCAAT ATGGTCCTTCAGTTTCTTCTTCTATAACCGGAAGCTAAAGCGAGTTGTCAGCTTTCGTTTCTGCTGCTTGAG TAACTTGGTGGGAGAGGCATTTCTTCCGGAGGAAGTAGACTACTATGAGGATGTGGAAATTTTCGATGGCATGGACATGTAA
- the LOC116212455 gene encoding repressor of RNA polymerase III transcription MAF1 homolog isoform X2, whose amino-acid sequence MKFLEYTPLERINDFLDHLNLGERTIKGCLEAYSCKHTGTDKRLSFSLEHEILDYLGKSSDSDSPSRADSLLSRSSRKTLIYLVLALYHMYPDYDFSAVKAHQFFTEETWGSFKQIFDTYMFEASKAWIEVNGDGSLLQTLYEALDEVVKLPECEIYSYNPNSDADPFAETGAINLVGEAFLPEEVDYYEDVEIFDGMDM is encoded by the exons ATGAAGTTCCTAGAATACACTCCTCTGGAACG CATAAATGATTTCCTGGATCATTTGAATCTTGGTGAAAGAACCATAAAGGGATGCCTCGAAGCTTATTCTT GCAAGCACACAGGAACAGATAAAAGATTGTCTTTCAGCCTGGAGCATGAG ATTCTTGATTATCTTGGGAAATCCTCGGACAGTGACTCTCCTTCACGAGCTGATTCCTTGTTGAGCAGATCCAG CCGGAAGACATTGATATATTTGGTTCTGGCACTCTATCACATGTATCCAGATTATGATTTCAG TGCGGTGAAAGCTCACCAGTTCTTCACTGAGGAAACTTGGGGCAGCTTTAAGCAGATTTTCGATACTTACATGTTTGAAGCATCAAAG GCATGGATTGAGGTCAATGGGGACGGCTCCCTTCTGCAAACCCTGTATGAGGCTCTTGATGAG GTTGTGAAGCTTCCCGAGTGCGAGATATACAGCTACAATCCTAACTCTGATGCAGATCCATTTGCAGAGACAGGCGCAAT TAACTTGGTGGGAGAGGCATTTCTTCCGGAGGAAGTAGACTACTATGAGGATGTGGAAATTTTCGATGGCATGGACATGTAA